In Quercus robur chromosome 11, dhQueRobu3.1, whole genome shotgun sequence, the following proteins share a genomic window:
- the LOC126706443 gene encoding dicarboxylate transporter 2.1, chloroplastic isoform X2, with translation MESFALSSLSTSFSLPTRSSFLHHRFLHHHPISKSSPSISTPHSIPTLRSSSSLFSPIKPTPNSSLFKPRFLPPIHSSSTKSPNHPSPSPQITQSAKPIPLILSISIGLIIRFLIPKPPEVTPQAWQLLSIFVSTIAGLVLSPLPVGAWAFLGLTVTVLTKTLSFATAFSAFTNEVIWLIVISFFFARGFVKTGLGNRIATYFVKWLGRSTLGLSYGLTISEALIAPAMPSTTARAGGVFLPIIQSLSLSAGSKPGDPSAKKLGSYLVQSQFQSSSNSSALFLTAAAQNLLCLKLAEELGVIVSSPWVSWFKAASLPAIACLLATPLVLYKLYPPETKDTPDAPAMAAKKLEHMGPVTRNEWVMVGTMLLAVSLWVFGDALGIASVVAAMTGLSILLLLGVLDWDDCLSEKSAWDTLAWFAVLVGMAGQLTNLGIVTWMSDCVAKSLQSFSLSWPAAFGVLQASYFLIHYLFASQTGHVGALYSAFLAMQLAAGVPGVLAALALAYNTNLFGAITHYSSGQAAVYFGAGYVDLPDVFKVGFIMAVINTIIWGVVGAFWWKFLGLY, from the exons ATGGAGAGTTTtgctctttcttctctctccacTTCCTTCTCTCTCCCCACTCGCTCTTCTTTCCTTCACCACCGtttcctccaccaccaccccaTCTCCAAATCCTCACCGTCCATCTCCACTCCTCACTCCATCCCCACCCTCCGATCctcctcctctctcttctctccaaTCAAACCCACCCCAAACTCCTCCCTCTTCAAACCCCGTTTCCTCCCTCCAATCCACTCCTCCTCCACAAAGTCCCCAAACCACCCTTCCCCATCTCCACAAATTACACAATCAGCCAAACCAATCCCACTAATTCTCTCAATCTCAATTGGCTTAATCATCCGATTCCTCATTCCCAAGCCCCCCGAAGTGACCCCACAAGCCTGGCAGCTCCTCTCCATCTTCGTCTCCACCATCGCCGGCCTCGTCCTCAGCCCATTACCCGTCGGCGCGTGGGCTTTCTTGGGCCTCACAGTCACCGTCCTCACCAAAACTCTCTCCTTCGCCACCGCCTTCTCCGCCTTCACCAACGAAGTCATCTGGCTCATAGTCATCTCTTTCTTCTTCGCCCGCGGCTTCGTCAAGACCGGCTTAGGCAACAGGATCGCCACTTATTTCGTCAAGTGGTTGGGCCGCAGCACCTTAGGACTGTCCTACGGATTGACCATAAGCGAAGCCCTCATCGCACCGGCTATGCCCAGCACCACCGCGAGGGCCGGCGGCGTGTTTTTGCCCATAATTCAGTCGCTCTCGCTCTCTGCTGGGAGCAAACCCGGCGACCCATCTGCCAAAAAGCTCGGTTCTTATCTTGTTCAGTCTCAATTTCAG TCTTCTAGTAACTCTAGTGCTCTTTTCCTAACTGCGGCAGCTCAAAACCTGCTCTGCCTCAAATTGGCTGAGGAGCTTGGGGTGATAGTTTCAAGCCCTTGGGTTAGTTGGTTCAAAGCTGCTAGTTTACCAGCAATTGCCTGTCTTTTAGCTACTCCTCTAGTCTTATACAAGTTATATCCTCCTGAAACCAAAGACACACCAGATGCCCCTGCCATGGCTGCAAAGAAATTGGAGCATATGGGTCCTGTTACAAGAAATGAGTGGGTGATGGTCGGTACAATGCTCCTTGCAGTCTCTTTGTGGGTCTTTGG TGATGCTCTTGGTATAGCAAGTGTTGTAGCTGCAATGACAGGCTTATCCATTCTCCTTTTGTTGGGAGTCCTTGATTGGGATGACTGCTTAAGTGAAAAATCCGCATGGGATACCTTGGCTTGGTTTGCTGTTCTAGTGGGTATGGCAGGCCAATTGACGAACCTTGGTATTGTGACCTGGATGTCTGATTGTGTCGCCAAATCGCTTCAATCTTTCTCTTTGAGTTGGCCAGCTGCATTTGGTGTTCTTCAGGCTTCTTACTTCCTCATCCACTACCTCTTTGCAAGTCAAACAGGTCATGTTGGAGCTTTGTACTCTGCATTCCTTGCTATGCAGTTGGCTGCTGGGGTTCCTGGCGTGTTAGCAGCTCTGGCTTTAGCATACAATACAAATCTTTTCGGTGCCATAACACATTATAGCAGTGGTCAGGCTGCTGTATACTTTGGAG CTGGTTATGTAGACCTTCCCGATGTATTCAAAGTGGGATTCATAATGGCTGTTATCAATACTATCATCTGGGGAGTAGTTGGAGCTTTTTGGTGGAAATTTTTGGGCCTCTattga